A stretch of the Papaver somniferum cultivar HN1 chromosome 6, ASM357369v1, whole genome shotgun sequence genome encodes the following:
- the LOC113286879 gene encoding uncharacterized protein LOC113286879 isoform X1: MRISLTIANRHRKGVISFFTLNLFLGFVFCIFLIVVQLLIWMVLKNHQEPATFWSNRCNLKLMCSQYVITSTIRHQNHQAIQVLHPSNLVVIVFGFTEIGSVRDPDYSFKDYAYGFLLSFGVKDNTIAAIVRSRIGLAHNI; encoded by the exons ATGCGTATTTCCCTAACTATCGCAAATCGACACAGAAAAGGCGTAATCTCTTTCTTTACTCTCAATCTCTTTTTGGGCTTCGTCTTTTGCATCTTTCTCATAGTGGTGCAGTTGTTG ATTTGGATGGTTCTTAAAAACCATCAGGAACCTGCGACGTTTTGGAGCAATAGGTGCAATTTAAAGCTAATGTGTTCTCAATATGTAATCACTTCAACAATTCGACACCAAAATCACCAGGCCATTCAGGTG CTGCACCCAAGTAATTTGGTTGTTATTGTTTTTGGTTTCACAGAGATTGGATCAGTAAGAGACCCAGACTATAGTTTCAAAGATTATGCTTATGG GTTCCTGCTTAGCTTTGGAGTTAAAGATAATACCATCGCCGCAATAGTGAGGTCCAGAATTGGTCTAGCACACAACATCTAA
- the LOC113286879 gene encoding uncharacterized protein LOC113286879 isoform X2, whose product MDLKQLELNSRLCSTPIWIWMVLKNHQEPATFWSNRCNLKLMCSQYVITSTIRHQNHQAIQVLHPSNLVVIVFGFTEIGSVRDPDYSFKDYAYGYAFVSSWVCILLTRSSIPFCLAGSCLALELKIIPSPQ is encoded by the exons ATGGATCTGAAACAATTAGAATTGAATTCACGTCTCTGTTCCACTCCAATTTGG ATTTGGATGGTTCTTAAAAACCATCAGGAACCTGCGACGTTTTGGAGCAATAGGTGCAATTTAAAGCTAATGTGTTCTCAATATGTAATCACTTCAACAATTCGACACCAAAATCACCAGGCCATTCAGGTG CTGCACCCAAGTAATTTGGTTGTTATTGTTTTTGGTTTCACAGAGATTGGATCAGTAAGAGACCCAGACTATAGTTTCAAAGATTATGCTTATGGGTATGCATTTGTTAGCTCATGGGTATGTATTCTATTGACTAGGTCATCAATTCCTTTTTGCCTTGCAGGTTCCTGCTTAGCTTTGGAGTTAAAGATAATACCATCGCCGCAATAG
- the LOC113286879 gene encoding uncharacterized protein LOC113286879 isoform X3 yields the protein MRISLTIANRHRKGVISFFTLNLFLGFVFCIFLIVVQLLIWMVLKNHQEPATFWSNRCNLKLMCSQYVITSTIRHQNHQAIQVLHPSNLVVIVFGFTEIGSVPA from the exons ATGCGTATTTCCCTAACTATCGCAAATCGACACAGAAAAGGCGTAATCTCTTTCTTTACTCTCAATCTCTTTTTGGGCTTCGTCTTTTGCATCTTTCTCATAGTGGTGCAGTTGTTG ATTTGGATGGTTCTTAAAAACCATCAGGAACCTGCGACGTTTTGGAGCAATAGGTGCAATTTAAAGCTAATGTGTTCTCAATATGTAATCACTTCAACAATTCGACACCAAAATCACCAGGCCATTCAGGTG CTGCACCCAAGTAATTTGGTTGTTATTGTTTTTGGTTTCACAGAGATTGGATCA GTTCCTGCTTAG